One window from the genome of Castellaniella sp. MT123 encodes:
- the boxC gene encoding 2,3-epoxybenzoyl-CoA dihydrolase has translation MSQNVQRIDYRTDPSQYRHWSLSFDGAVATLAMDVAEDGGLKSGYRLKLNSYDLGVDIELHDALQRIRFEHPEVRTVVVTSLKDRIFCSGANIFMLGLSTHAWKVNFCKFTNETRNGMEDSSRHSGLKFIAAVNGACAGGGYELALSCDQILLIDDNSSAVSLPEVPLLGVLPGTGGLTRVTDKRKVRHDRADIFCTLTEGVRGQRAKSWRLVDDLIKPAHFQQEVMARAAELALQSDRPADAQGVALTRIEREDGVDRLVYRHVEVTIDRENRVANWLLRGPDGDVAMDPAAIVAQGAAWWPLQFARELDDAILQMRTNEPEIGTWVLRSQGDANRMLEVDGVLARLGDSHWFVRETVGMLRRTLARLEVTSRSLFALVEPGSCFVGTLLEIALACDRSYMLDETSVERPAVVALSAMNFGSYPRVDGQSRLRARFHSEEAALEPLRARAETLLSAREAEDLGLVTFTLDELDWDEEIRLLLEERAALSPDALTGLEANLRFGGQETMETRVFGRLTAWQNWIFYRPNAAGEKGALKVYGKGEKANFDWVRV, from the coding sequence ATGAGCCAAAATGTCCAGCGAATCGATTACCGCACCGACCCCAGCCAGTATCGGCACTGGTCGCTTTCTTTCGACGGCGCAGTCGCAACCCTGGCCATGGACGTGGCCGAGGATGGCGGCCTCAAGTCCGGCTATCGCCTCAAGCTGAATTCCTATGATCTGGGCGTGGACATCGAGCTCCACGATGCGTTGCAGCGCATCCGCTTCGAGCACCCGGAGGTCCGCACCGTGGTGGTGACCAGCCTGAAGGACCGCATCTTCTGTTCGGGCGCCAACATTTTCATGCTGGGCCTTTCCACCCACGCCTGGAAAGTCAATTTCTGCAAGTTCACCAACGAGACGCGCAATGGCATGGAGGATTCCAGCCGCCATAGCGGCTTGAAGTTCATTGCCGCCGTCAATGGCGCCTGCGCGGGCGGTGGTTACGAACTGGCGCTGTCCTGCGATCAGATCCTGTTGATCGATGACAATTCCTCGGCGGTGTCGTTGCCCGAAGTGCCGTTGCTCGGTGTGCTGCCCGGGACGGGCGGGCTGACACGCGTCACCGACAAGCGCAAGGTGCGCCACGATCGGGCGGATATTTTCTGCACGCTGACCGAAGGGGTGCGCGGACAGCGTGCCAAGAGCTGGCGCCTGGTGGACGATCTGATCAAGCCCGCCCATTTCCAGCAGGAAGTGATGGCCCGGGCGGCGGAGCTGGCCTTGCAGAGCGATCGTCCCGCGGATGCGCAGGGTGTGGCACTGACCCGGATTGAACGGGAAGACGGGGTGGATCGTCTGGTCTATCGCCACGTCGAAGTCACGATCGACCGCGAGAACCGTGTGGCCAACTGGTTGTTGCGCGGGCCGGATGGCGATGTGGCCATGGACCCAGCGGCGATCGTCGCGCAGGGTGCGGCCTGGTGGCCTCTGCAGTTTGCCCGCGAACTCGATGATGCCATCCTGCAGATGCGCACCAACGAGCCGGAGATCGGCACCTGGGTGTTGCGCAGCCAGGGGGATGCCAATCGCATGCTGGAAGTCGACGGCGTACTCGCGCGGCTGGGGGACAGCCACTGGTTCGTGCGCGAAACCGTCGGCATGTTGCGCCGCACGCTGGCGCGCCTGGAAGTCACGTCCCGCTCGCTGTTTGCCCTGGTGGAGCCAGGTTCGTGCTTCGTCGGTACGCTCCTCGAAATCGCGCTGGCCTGCGACCGTAGCTACATGCTGGATGAAACCTCCGTCGAGCGGCCCGCGGTGGTTGCCCTGAGCGCCATGAACTTCGGCAGCTATCCCCGGGTCGATGGCCAGTCGCGCCTGCGTGCACGGTTTCACAGCGAGGAAGCGGCTCTCGAGCCTTTGCGCGCACGCGCCGAGACGCTGTTGTCCGCGCGTGAGGCCGAGGACCTCGGACTGGTGACCTTCACGCTCGACGAACTGGACTGGGACGAGGAGATCCGGCTGCTGCTCGAAGAGCGCGCCGCGCTTTCCCCGGATGCGCTGACGGGGCTGGAGGCCAATCTCCGGTTTGGTGGTCAGGAGACCATGGAAACGCGTGTGTTCGGCCGGCTCACCGCCTGGCAGAACTGGATTTTCTATCGCCCCAATGCGGCGGGCGAGAAGGGCGCACTGAAGGTGTATGGCAAGGGCGAAAAAGCCAACTTTGACTGGGTCCGCGTCTGA
- the boxB gene encoding benzoyl-CoA 2,3-epoxidase subunit BoxB, with the protein MTGIDYSQKIPNNVNLSEDRALQRALEHWQPNYLNWWQSMGPDGSHGFDVYLRTATSVNPDGWAHFDHVKMPDYRWGIFLTPQDGQRKMHFGENKGKDVWQDAPGEYRANLRRIIVTQGDTEPASVEQQRHLGLTAPSLYDLRNLFQVNVEEGRHLWAMAYLLHRYFGRDGREEADALLQRNSGSEDSPRILGAFNEKTPDWLAFYMFTYFTDRDGKFQLSALTESCFDPLARTTRFMLTEEAHHMFVGESGVSRVVQRTAEMMNELKTDDPAVLRKAGVIDLPTIQRYLNFHFSVTIDLFGADESSNAATYYSAGLKGRYEESKRTDDHQLKNDTYRVLKVIDGQLREVEVPMLNALNEVLRDDFIKDSVGGVSRWNRVLEKHGIDFRLITPHKAFNRKIGSLSEIRVSPDGHLLTEEQWRVHQDEWLPTAEDRAFVASLMGRVAEPGKFANWIAPPVIGINRQPVDFEYVRFN; encoded by the coding sequence ATGACTGGTATCGATTATTCCCAGAAGATCCCCAACAACGTGAACCTGTCCGAGGACCGCGCCTTGCAGCGCGCCCTGGAGCACTGGCAGCCCAATTACCTGAACTGGTGGCAGAGCATGGGGCCGGACGGTTCGCATGGCTTCGATGTCTACCTGCGCACGGCAACCAGCGTCAATCCCGATGGCTGGGCCCATTTCGACCACGTGAAGATGCCGGATTATCGCTGGGGTATCTTCCTGACGCCGCAGGACGGTCAGCGCAAGATGCATTTTGGCGAGAACAAGGGCAAGGACGTCTGGCAGGACGCCCCCGGCGAGTACCGCGCGAATCTGCGGCGCATCATCGTCACCCAGGGCGACACGGAACCCGCCTCGGTCGAGCAGCAGCGCCACCTTGGGCTGACGGCGCCGTCTCTGTACGATCTGCGCAACCTGTTCCAGGTCAATGTCGAGGAAGGCCGCCATTTGTGGGCCATGGCCTATCTGCTGCACCGCTATTTCGGCCGCGATGGCCGCGAGGAAGCCGATGCGCTGCTGCAGCGCAATTCGGGCAGCGAGGACAGCCCGCGCATCCTGGGCGCATTCAACGAGAAGACCCCGGACTGGCTGGCCTTCTACATGTTCACGTATTTCACCGACCGCGACGGCAAATTCCAGCTCAGCGCGCTCACCGAGTCCTGCTTCGATCCCCTGGCGCGCACGACCCGCTTCATGCTGACCGAGGAAGCGCATCACATGTTCGTCGGCGAGTCGGGGGTATCCCGCGTCGTGCAGCGAACCGCCGAAATGATGAACGAACTCAAGACGGACGATCCCGCCGTGTTGCGTAAAGCGGGCGTGATCGATCTGCCGACCATCCAGCGTTACCTGAACTTCCACTTCAGCGTCACGATCGACCTGTTCGGCGCCGACGAGTCTTCGAACGCGGCCACGTATTACAGCGCGGGGCTGAAGGGCCGCTATGAAGAAAGCAAGCGTACGGACGATCATCAGCTGAAAAATGACACCTATCGCGTCCTCAAAGTCATCGACGGCCAGTTGCGCGAGGTCGAGGTGCCGATGCTCAATGCCCTCAATGAAGTGCTGCGCGACGACTTCATCAAGGATTCGGTGGGCGGTGTGAGCCGCTGGAACCGGGTGCTGGAAAAGCACGGCATCGATTTTCGCCTGATCACGCCGCACAAGGCTTTCAATCGCAAGATCGGCTCGCTGTCCGAGATCCGGGTGTCGCCGGATGGACATCTGCTGACCGAGGAACAATGGCGCGTGCATCAGGACGAGTGGCTGCCGACCGCGGAAGACCGTGCCTTCGTGGCGTCGTTGATGGGGCGTGTGGCCGAGCCCGGCAAATTCGCCAACTGGATCGCGCCGCCGGTCATCGGCATCAACCGCCAGCCGGTGGATTTCGAGTACGTTCGTTTCAACTGA
- the boxA gene encoding benzoyl-CoA 2,3-epoxidase subunit BoxA — MSESTQIEVMKQHLIDPEICIRCNSCEEACPIDAITHDANNYVVKPDVCMACQACLPVCPTGAIDNWIRVLAQEPYPIDEQFEWMSLPVEKTLPENAVEIPTGGRREGEQEALAAASTPDGGVVGELKPGDELIEGQPATTAGSSVPPWSAAHPYVNLYTHKNVAEATVAGNYRISADNAESDIHHIVLDFESLPFPVLEGQSIAVFPPGLDARGRPYYARQYSIASPRDGERPGYNNLSLTVKRVTSDYDGNPVAGVCSSYLCDLRRGDKVRVIGPLGATFLMPNLDRANLLMICTGTGAAPMRAMTERCRRLTKRSEFQGRLMLFFGARTQHELPYFGPLMGLPKGFIDINLALSREPDHPKRHVQDLIVERASDVLTLLQDPNTHIYVCGLKGMEHGTLAAMKNIVEASGQSWQELSAGLREQGRMHFETY, encoded by the coding sequence ATGTCAGAGAGCACGCAAATCGAGGTCATGAAGCAGCACCTCATCGATCCGGAGATCTGCATCCGGTGCAATTCCTGCGAAGAAGCCTGCCCCATCGATGCCATCACGCATGACGCCAACAACTATGTCGTCAAGCCCGATGTCTGCATGGCCTGTCAGGCCTGTCTCCCGGTTTGCCCGACCGGGGCGATCGACAACTGGATCCGTGTGCTGGCCCAGGAACCCTATCCGATCGACGAACAGTTCGAATGGATGTCTCTGCCGGTGGAAAAAACCTTGCCCGAGAATGCCGTGGAAATCCCGACGGGTGGGCGTCGGGAGGGGGAACAAGAGGCCTTGGCGGCCGCCAGTACGCCGGATGGCGGCGTGGTCGGCGAGCTGAAGCCGGGAGATGAGCTGATCGAGGGTCAGCCGGCAACCACCGCGGGTTCCAGCGTTCCACCCTGGAGCGCCGCGCATCCCTACGTCAATCTGTACACGCACAAGAACGTCGCCGAGGCGACCGTGGCGGGCAACTATCGCATCAGCGCCGACAATGCCGAAAGCGATATCCATCACATCGTCCTGGATTTCGAGTCGCTGCCGTTTCCCGTGCTGGAAGGGCAGTCCATCGCTGTTTTCCCGCCGGGGCTGGATGCCCGCGGCCGTCCCTACTACGCACGGCAGTATTCGATCGCCAGCCCCAGGGATGGAGAGCGCCCCGGTTACAACAATCTGTCGCTGACGGTCAAGCGCGTGACCAGCGACTATGACGGCAATCCAGTGGCGGGGGTGTGCTCCAGTTATCTGTGCGATCTGCGCCGGGGCGACAAGGTCCGGGTCATCGGGCCGCTGGGCGCCACATTCCTGATGCCCAATCTGGATCGGGCCAATCTGCTGATGATCTGCACCGGAACGGGGGCGGCTCCCATGCGCGCCATGACGGAGCGCTGCCGCCGCCTGACCAAGCGCAGCGAGTTTCAGGGCCGGCTCATGCTGTTCTTCGGTGCGCGCACCCAGCACGAGCTACCGTACTTCGGGCCGCTCATGGGGCTGCCCAAGGGGTTCATCGACATCAATCTGGCCCTCTCGCGTGAGCCGGATCACCCCAAGCGCCATGTCCAGGACCTGATCGTCGAGCGGGCATCCGATGTGCTGACCCTGCTGCAGGACCCGAATACCCATATCTACGTGTGCGGCCTCAAGGGCATGGAGCACGGCACGCTCGCGGCGATGAAGAATATCGTCGAGGCCAGCGGCCAGAGCTGGCAGGAGCTGAGTGCAGGCTTAAGGGAACAGGGGCGCATGCATTTCGAGACTTATTGA
- a CDS encoding helix-turn-helix transcriptional regulator has translation MIDETEPLVVRDRSDLDTGRNPFLITLGEHVRALRARRGLTRKATALASGVSERHLANLESGVGNASILVLLQVTQALQCTLAELIGDVTTSSPEWLLIRELLETKDEATLRKVRLAIGEMLGTGGQSPQRSSRIALIGLRGAGKSTLGRLLANDLGFPFIELSREIEKFAGCSVAEIQSLYGMNAYRRYERRALEETLQIYSEGVFATPGGLVSEPSTFNLLLSYCTTVWLQASPEDHMKRVIAQGDLRPMSANPEAMQDLKDILAGRQAFYSKAEFHVNTSGQPLDQTFQILRRTVRAVVNPRVPASVE, from the coding sequence ATGATTGATGAGACCGAACCACTGGTGGTGCGCGACCGATCGGACCTGGACACCGGGCGCAATCCCTTCCTGATCACCCTGGGCGAACACGTCCGTGCGCTGCGTGCGAGGCGTGGCCTGACACGTAAGGCCACCGCGCTCGCGTCCGGCGTGTCCGAGCGTCATCTGGCCAACCTCGAAAGCGGCGTCGGCAATGCGTCCATTCTGGTGCTGCTGCAGGTCACGCAGGCGCTGCAATGCACGCTCGCCGAGCTCATCGGCGACGTCACCACATCGTCACCGGAATGGCTGCTCATCCGCGAACTGCTGGAAACCAAGGACGAGGCCACCTTGCGCAAGGTCCGTCTGGCCATCGGTGAGATGCTGGGCACCGGCGGGCAGAGCCCGCAACGCAGCTCCCGCATCGCCCTGATCGGGCTGCGTGGCGCCGGCAAATCGACGCTGGGCAGACTGCTGGCCAACGACCTGGGATTTCCCTTCATCGAACTGAGCCGGGAGATCGAAAAATTCGCCGGCTGTTCGGTCGCCGAGATCCAGTCCCTCTATGGCATGAACGCCTATCGCCGCTACGAGCGCAGAGCGCTGGAGGAAACCCTCCAGATCTACTCCGAAGGCGTGTTCGCCACGCCGGGCGGACTGGTTTCCGAGCCCTCGACCTTCAACCTGCTGCTGTCCTACTGCACGACCGTCTGGCTCCAGGCCAGTCCGGAAGACCACATGAAACGGGTCATCGCCCAAGGCGATCTCAGACCGATGTCCGCCAACCCGGAAGCCATGCAGGACCTCAAGGATATTCTCGCGGGCCGGCAAGCGTTCTATTCCAAAGCGGAATTCCACGTCAATACCAGCGGACAGCCGCTGGACCAGACCTTCCAGATCCTGCGCCGCACCGTCCGCGCGGTCGTCAATCCCAGAGTTCCAGCCAGCGTGGAATAA
- a CDS encoding MaoC family dehydratase — MKFKEFEPGMVIHHGPVTVTEAEMLAFARSYDPQWFHVDEKRARDSRWGGLIASGWMTCGLAMRMAFESALHDSESFGSPGLERLRWILPVRPGDQLRLEATVDSRRISSSREDLGIMRWTWRLFNQADEQVLEVEVTSLFELELPDRA; from the coding sequence ATGAAATTCAAGGAATTCGAACCGGGCATGGTCATTCACCATGGGCCCGTGACTGTGACCGAAGCGGAAATGCTGGCCTTTGCCCGCAGTTATGATCCGCAATGGTTCCACGTCGATGAGAAGCGCGCCCGCGACAGCCGCTGGGGCGGTCTGATCGCCAGCGGCTGGATGACCTGCGGCCTGGCCATGCGCATGGCGTTCGAATCCGCGCTGCACGATTCCGAGTCCTTCGGTTCACCCGGCCTGGAACGGCTGCGCTGGATCCTGCCGGTGCGCCCGGGCGACCAGCTGCGGCTGGAGGCGACGGTGGATTCCAGGCGGATATCCTCCAGCCGAGAGGATCTGGGCATCATGCGCTGGACCTGGCGCCTGTTCAACCAGGCCGACGAACAGGTGCTGGAAGTCGAAGTCACCAGCCTGTTTGAACTGGAACTGCCCGACCGCGCGTGA
- the purU gene encoding formyltetrahydrofolate deformylase, producing MHDYILTLSCPDRMGIVHTVTGWLLNHHGNIIHAQQFGDPDSQQFFLRVHFALPAEETIDALQDDFASVAERFGMQFQIHDARRKARLLILVSRQGHCLNDLLFRVQSGQMPAEVAGVVSNHPDFQPLAQAHGLPFHHLPVSVDNRAGQERRILDLVERERVDLVVLARYMQILSSDLCGALEGRAINIHHSFLPSFKGARPYYQAHARGVKIIGATAHYVTRDLDEGPIIEQDIERVDHAMGPQELTRIGSDIESVVLSRAVRWHVEHRILLNGKRTVVFR from the coding sequence ATGCACGACTACATCCTGACACTTTCCTGCCCGGACCGGATGGGCATCGTCCACACCGTCACCGGCTGGCTGCTGAATCACCACGGCAACATCATTCACGCCCAGCAGTTCGGTGACCCCGACAGCCAGCAATTCTTTCTGCGCGTGCACTTCGCGCTGCCCGCCGAGGAAACGATCGACGCGCTGCAGGACGATTTCGCCAGCGTAGCGGAACGCTTTGGCATGCAATTCCAGATTCACGACGCGCGTCGCAAGGCGCGGCTGCTGATCCTGGTCAGCCGCCAGGGGCACTGCCTGAACGATCTGCTGTTCCGGGTACAAAGCGGGCAGATGCCGGCGGAAGTGGCCGGCGTGGTCTCCAACCATCCCGATTTCCAGCCCCTGGCCCAGGCGCACGGCCTGCCCTTCCACCACCTGCCCGTCTCGGTGGACAACCGCGCCGGACAGGAACGGCGGATCCTGGATCTGGTTGAACGCGAGCGGGTCGACCTGGTCGTGCTGGCGCGCTACATGCAAATCCTGTCATCGGATCTTTGTGGCGCGCTGGAAGGCCGGGCCATCAACATCCACCACAGTTTCCTGCCCAGTTTCAAGGGTGCCCGGCCCTATTACCAGGCCCATGCGCGCGGGGTGAAGATCATCGGCGCGACCGCCCACTACGTGACCCGGGACCTGGACGAAGGCCCCATCATCGAACAGGACATAGAGCGCGTGGACCACGCCATGGGCCCGCAGGAACTGACGCGCATCGGCAGCGACATCGAATCCGTGGTGCTGTCGCGCGCCGTGCGCTGGCATGTGGAACACCGGATCCTGCTCAACGGCAAGCGCACAGTGGTGTTCCGGTGA
- a CDS encoding flavin reductase family protein, producing the protein MTASPTPADFPSLYFRSALGRFPTGVTIVTAEHPDTGVPLGLTISSFSSVSLDPPMVLWALTHTASSLAAFLSLDRYVIHVLSASQIDLARRFAKGPQADRFTDLPLDRAPNGTLMLGDTRCAAWFECHNTQRHRAGDHTIFVGQVEHCHRQLLSPLIYHAGDFELTPASEPLSRN; encoded by the coding sequence ATGACAGCTTCCCCGACTCCCGCCGACTTCCCGTCCCTGTATTTCCGGTCGGCGCTGGGCCGGTTTCCCACCGGGGTCACGATCGTGACGGCCGAACATCCGGACACCGGCGTCCCGCTGGGGCTGACAATCAGTTCCTTCAGTTCGGTGTCCCTGGACCCCCCCATGGTCTTGTGGGCGCTGACACACACCGCCTCGTCCCTGGCGGCATTCCTGTCGTTGGATCGCTACGTCATCCACGTTCTGTCGGCCAGCCAGATCGACCTGGCGCGGCGCTTCGCCAAAGGCCCCCAGGCCGACCGTTTCACCGACTTGCCGCTGGATCGAGCCCCCAACGGCACCCTGATGCTGGGGGACACGCGCTGCGCAGCCTGGTTCGAATGCCACAACACACAACGCCATCGCGCCGGCGATCACACGATTTTCGTCGGCCAGGTCGAGCATTGCCACCGCCAGCTGCTGTCGCCCCTGATCTACCACGCGGGGGACTTCGAACTGACCCCGGCCAGCGAACCGCTGTCACGCAACTGA
- the pdxH gene encoding pyridoxamine 5'-phosphate oxidase — translation MSIADIRQTYQKYELLESAAAADPYTQFEQWFQQALHSEVREPTAMTLATADAAGRPSARIVLLKGFDVQGFVFYTNYQSRKGHDLAANPQASLLFFWPELERQVRIEGAVTQVDAAESDVYYASRPLGSRIGAWASPQSQPISHETLAARVLNLTQELGEHPARPSHWGGYRLRAEQIEFWQGRPSRLHDRLVYTLSAAGAWNLARLAP, via the coding sequence ATGTCCATCGCCGATATCCGCCAGACTTACCAGAAATACGAACTGCTCGAATCCGCCGCGGCTGCCGATCCGTATACGCAGTTCGAGCAGTGGTTCCAGCAGGCCCTGCATAGCGAAGTCCGCGAACCGACAGCGATGACGCTCGCCACCGCCGACGCGGCCGGCCGGCCCTCGGCCCGGATCGTGCTGCTCAAAGGTTTCGACGTCCAGGGTTTCGTGTTCTACACCAACTATCAGTCGCGCAAAGGTCATGACCTGGCCGCCAATCCCCAGGCCAGCCTGCTGTTCTTCTGGCCGGAACTGGAACGCCAGGTACGCATCGAGGGCGCGGTCACTCAGGTGGACGCGGCGGAATCCGATGTCTACTACGCCAGCCGGCCGCTGGGGTCGCGCATTGGCGCCTGGGCCTCGCCCCAGAGCCAGCCGATCAGCCACGAGACGCTGGCAGCCCGGGTCCTGAACCTGACGCAGGAACTGGGCGAGCACCCCGCCCGCCCGTCGCACTGGGGCGGTTATCGCCTGCGGGCCGAACAGATCGAATTCTGGCAGGGCCGGCCGTCGCGGCTACACGATCGCCTGGTCTACACCCTGAGCGCCGCAGGGGCCTGGAACCTGGCGCGCCTGGCCCCCTGA
- a CDS encoding gamma-glutamylcyclotransferase, which yields MRQALHHWDGQSDLWVFGYGSLIWRPEFAFLEARRARIHGYHRSLCLWSRINRGTPECPGLVFGLGLGGSCTGRAYRIAAARVPEIMHALWQREMPSAAYIPRWLDCHTDAGPVAGLVFTMDRQDAGYAPALSFEQTVAVIRQGHGRYGACTDYVLQTAQALDAAGIADRRLRAIAGALRDTEHSPS from the coding sequence ATCCGGCAGGCCCTCCACCACTGGGATGGTCAATCCGATCTGTGGGTCTTCGGATATGGATCCCTGATCTGGCGCCCGGAATTCGCCTTCCTGGAAGCCCGACGGGCACGTATCCATGGCTACCACCGGTCCCTGTGCCTGTGGTCGCGCATCAATCGCGGGACGCCCGAATGTCCGGGGCTGGTTTTCGGCCTGGGTCTGGGTGGCTCCTGCACCGGCCGGGCCTACCGGATCGCCGCAGCCCGGGTACCAGAGATCATGCACGCCCTGTGGCAACGGGAAATGCCCAGCGCCGCCTACATTCCGCGCTGGCTCGACTGCCATACCGATGCCGGCCCCGTGGCGGGGCTGGTCTTCACCATGGACCGCCAGGATGCCGGCTACGCGCCGGCCTTGTCGTTCGAACAGACAGTCGCCGTCATCCGCCAAGGGCACGGGCGCTACGGCGCCTGCACCGACTACGTCCTGCAGACGGCACAGGCCCTGGATGCCGCAGGCATCGCGGACCGCCGGCTGCGCGCCATCGCCGGCGCGCTACGGGACACTGAACACTCCCCTTCCTGA
- a CDS encoding tRNA threonylcarbamoyladenosine dehydratase translates to MMPDSDSLTPLGPACDADLERRFGGLDRLYGVGAWRTLDGLHAVVAGIGGVGAWCAEALARSGVGALTLIDMDHIAESNVNRQVHALGSTLGQAKVQAMAARVRDINPACRVTCVDDFVDAGNVGDILSARPRGVLLDCTDQVPAKIAMILCAREQGWPLLVCGGAGGKTDPLALRAGDLSLVTHDALLGRIRQELRQRHGYPKGGAAGGKPRRRVPRMAVHCLWFDQPVVLPSAWVVTDPDLAAAACEAPADGDRPAAGPRGAPQGLSCAGYGSVVTVTASMGLAAADWAVRQALRQNVSPASA, encoded by the coding sequence ATGATGCCCGATTCCGATTCCCTTACGCCCCTCGGTCCTGCCTGCGACGCCGACCTGGAACGCCGTTTCGGTGGCCTGGACCGTCTGTATGGTGTGGGGGCCTGGCGGACGCTGGACGGGTTGCACGCGGTGGTGGCCGGGATCGGCGGGGTTGGCGCCTGGTGTGCCGAGGCGCTGGCCCGCTCGGGGGTCGGTGCGTTGACCCTGATCGACATGGACCATATCGCCGAGTCCAACGTCAACCGCCAGGTGCATGCCTTGGGCAGCACGCTGGGGCAGGCGAAGGTCCAGGCCATGGCGGCACGGGTGCGGGATATCAATCCGGCGTGCCGGGTGACCTGCGTCGATGACTTCGTCGATGCCGGCAACGTGGGCGACATCCTGTCGGCAAGGCCGCGCGGCGTGCTGCTGGATTGCACCGATCAGGTTCCCGCCAAGATCGCCATGATTCTGTGCGCTCGCGAACAAGGTTGGCCGCTGTTGGTGTGCGGCGGGGCCGGCGGAAAGACCGATCCGCTGGCATTGCGCGCCGGCGACCTGTCGCTCGTGACGCACGACGCCCTGCTGGGCCGCATTCGCCAGGAACTGCGTCAGCGCCACGGTTACCCCAAGGGCGGCGCGGCCGGAGGCAAGCCCCGGCGCCGGGTGCCGCGCATGGCCGTTCATTGTCTGTGGTTCGACCAGCCGGTGGTGCTGCCTTCGGCGTGGGTTGTGACGGATCCCGATCTGGCTGCCGCCGCGTGCGAGGCCCCTGCGGACGGCGATCGGCCCGCCGCCGGGCCTCGCGGCGCCCCTCAGGGCCTTTCCTGCGCCGGGTACGGTTCCGTGGTGACCGTCACGGCTTCCATGGGATTGGCGGCCGCGGACTGGGCGGTGCGCCAGGCGCTCAGGCAGAATGTCAGTCCCGCGTCAGCGTGA